The proteins below come from a single Gimesia alba genomic window:
- the tuf gene encoding elongation factor Tu, with the protein MVQKVHVNVGTIGHIDHGKTTLTAAILGVQSEKGLAQAKSYQDIAKGGIVRDKSKTVTILASHVKYETEDRTYAHIDCPGHADYIKNMISGAAQMDGAVLLVSAADGPMPQTREHILLARQVGVPYLVVFLNKCDLVDDPDLIELVEMEIRDMLTQYGFPGDDVPFIRGSAKQAHDHPADEEAARCINQLLDALDRSIPDPVRMTDKPFLMSIENVFSISGRGTVVTGKIEQGEIRAGESVEILGLSDETRVDTVTQVESFSALVETGRAGDNVGCLLRKTGYDEVSRGQVLAVAGSVTPYRDFEAEVYVLKKEEGGRHTPFFNGYTPQFFFRTTNVTGTAMVLGDVDMALPGDGVSLSVSLTHPVALAEGDRFAVREGGKTVGSGVVTKVIA; encoded by the coding sequence ATGGTTCAGAAAGTTCATGTCAACGTTGGTACGATTGGTCACATTGACCATGGGAAAACGACTCTGACGGCTGCCATTTTGGGAGTGCAGTCGGAGAAGGGTCTGGCGCAGGCCAAGTCTTATCAGGATATCGCCAAGGGTGGTATCGTGCGCGATAAGAGCAAGACGGTGACGATACTCGCTTCGCATGTCAAATACGAAACGGAAGATCGTACCTATGCCCATATCGACTGTCCCGGCCACGCCGATTATATCAAGAATATGATTTCCGGTGCGGCCCAGATGGATGGTGCGGTGCTGCTGGTTTCGGCCGCCGATGGTCCGATGCCTCAGACGCGCGAGCATATTCTGCTGGCGCGGCAGGTGGGTGTGCCTTATCTGGTCGTGTTTCTTAACAAATGCGATCTGGTGGATGATCCCGATCTGATCGAACTGGTGGAAATGGAAATTCGGGACATGCTGACACAGTACGGCTTTCCCGGAGACGATGTTCCCTTCATTCGTGGATCTGCAAAACAGGCTCACGATCATCCGGCGGATGAGGAAGCAGCGCGGTGTATCAATCAATTGCTGGATGCACTGGATCGTTCTATCCCTGATCCTGTGCGGATGACCGACAAGCCGTTCCTGATGTCGATTGAAAATGTATTTTCGATCTCAGGGCGTGGCACGGTTGTGACCGGAAAGATCGAGCAGGGAGAGATCCGTGCCGGTGAATCTGTCGAGATCCTTGGTCTGAGCGATGAGACCCGTGTCGATACGGTGACACAAGTCGAATCATTCAGTGCGCTGGTTGAGACCGGTCGTGCTGGTGACAATGTCGGCTGCCTGTTGCGCAAGACCGGATACGACGAAGTGTCGCGCGGCCAGGTGCTGGCGGTTGCGGGTTCGGTTACGCCGTACCGGGATTTTGAAGCGGAAGTGTATGTGTTGAAGAAAGAAGAGGGTGGCCGTCATACGCCGTTCTTTAACGGTTATACGCCGCAGTTTTTCTTCCGCACGACCAACGTCACCGGGACCGCAATGGTTCTGGGAGACGTTGATATGGCTTTGCCCGGCGACGGTGTTTCGTTGAGTGTTTCACTCACGCACCCGGTTGCACTGGCAGAGGGAGATCGGTTTGCCGTCCGTGAAGGCGGTAAGACCGTTGGTTCAGGCGTGGTCACAAAAGTGATTGCCTGA
- the pstA gene encoding phosphate ABC transporter permease PstA, protein MSSNKLDLYTTKPRGRISNFLFTSLCFLATMTCVLMLLVLIWNIIIQGKGWLSWDFIERLPSRFPHKAGIKTALYGSIWLIGLTALFSVPLGVGAAVYLEEYAPKNRWRKLIQLNISNLAGVPSIVYGILGLGLFVRALAFDRSVLSGALTLTLVVLPIIILASQEALRSVPDSIRRSAYALGATRWQTVWYQVLPASLPGIMTGVILALSRALGEAAPLIVVGAMAYVPFVPESLSDEFTSLPIQIFNWTARPQEEFHHLAAAGILVLLILLVSMNAIAVFVRHKYGKKIRW, encoded by the coding sequence ATGAGTAGCAACAAACTCGATCTATATACAACCAAGCCGCGTGGCAGAATCTCAAACTTTCTGTTTACGTCCCTCTGTTTTCTGGCGACGATGACCTGCGTGCTGATGTTACTGGTTCTGATCTGGAATATCATTATTCAGGGAAAAGGCTGGTTGAGCTGGGACTTTATCGAACGGCTGCCTTCCCGATTTCCTCACAAGGCGGGAATCAAGACTGCGTTATATGGAAGTATCTGGCTGATCGGTCTGACTGCGTTGTTTTCCGTTCCCTTAGGAGTGGGCGCAGCCGTCTATCTGGAAGAATATGCTCCCAAGAACCGGTGGCGTAAATTGATTCAATTGAATATTTCCAACCTGGCAGGTGTGCCTTCGATCGTGTACGGGATTTTAGGACTCGGCTTGTTTGTGCGGGCTTTGGCCTTTGATCGAAGTGTCCTCTCCGGTGCGTTGACTCTGACGCTAGTGGTGTTGCCAATTATCATTCTGGCTTCACAGGAAGCGCTGAGATCGGTGCCTGATTCGATTCGTCGCTCTGCGTATGCGTTAGGTGCCACGCGTTGGCAGACGGTCTGGTATCAGGTGTTGCCGGCTTCATTACCGGGAATCATGACGGGGGTGATTTTAGCCCTGTCTCGTGCCTTGGGTGAGGCGGCTCCTTTAATTGTCGTGGGGGCAATGGCTTACGTACCGTTTGTGCCTGAGAGTCTTTCCGATGAATTCACGTCATTGCCGATTCAGATTTTTAACTGGACTGCGCGTCCTCAGGAAGAGTTTCATCATCTGGCGGCAGCCGGGATTCTGGTACTGCTAATTTTATTAGTCAGTATGAATGCGATTGCCGTATTTGTGCGACATAAATATGGTAAAAAAATCCGCTGGTAG
- a CDS encoding PstS family phosphate ABC transporter substrate-binding protein, with translation MIKTNIGKVFGLMCLAVGVSLIGVGCKGNSDSANGPAAKEAGSEADGGEKLSGKVQIDGSSTVYPISEAVAEEFRTVQPDVHPIVGISGTGGGMKKFIAGEIDICDASRGMKEKEAAACKEKGIEFIELSVAFDGLAVIANPKNTWCECLTVGQLKELWRPESGVKQWKDLDPKWPAKDIKLYGPGTDSGTFDYFTEAIVGEEKASRSDYTASEDDNVLVTGVSSDEFAIGYFGYAYYDENKDKLKLLAVDGGKGCTKPSLETVRNNSYAPLSRPLFIYVRKSALERPEVAAFVKFYLENAAQLAKDVGYVPVSDEVAKANEEALKGAMSK, from the coding sequence ATGATCAAGACAAACATCGGGAAAGTATTCGGGCTGATGTGCCTGGCTGTTGGGGTTTCCCTGATTGGTGTTGGCTGTAAAGGAAACAGTGACAGCGCAAATGGTCCTGCTGCTAAAGAAGCAGGGAGCGAAGCGGATGGCGGCGAGAAGCTGTCCGGCAAGGTACAAATTGATGGGTCGAGTACAGTTTATCCCATCAGTGAAGCAGTTGCTGAAGAATTCCGAACTGTGCAGCCTGATGTGCATCCGATTGTGGGAATTTCCGGTACTGGTGGTGGAATGAAAAAATTCATCGCCGGTGAAATTGATATCTGCGATGCTTCGCGTGGGATGAAAGAAAAAGAAGCTGCAGCCTGCAAAGAAAAAGGAATCGAGTTTATCGAACTGTCGGTTGCCTTTGATGGCTTGGCTGTGATTGCCAATCCTAAGAATACCTGGTGTGAGTGTTTGACCGTCGGTCAGCTCAAAGAACTGTGGCGTCCTGAAAGTGGCGTGAAACAGTGGAAAGACCTGGATCCCAAATGGCCCGCCAAAGACATCAAGCTGTATGGTCCTGGTACTGATTCCGGAACCTTCGATTACTTCACCGAAGCGATTGTGGGAGAAGAAAAAGCAAGCCGCTCCGATTACACCGCCAGTGAAGACGATAATGTTCTGGTAACCGGTGTTTCTTCAGATGAATTTGCAATCGGTTATTTTGGATATGCTTATTACGATGAAAACAAAGATAAGCTGAAATTACTGGCCGTCGATGGTGGCAAAGGTTGTACGAAGCCTTCTTTGGAAACCGTACGTAACAACTCTTATGCACCGTTGTCTCGCCCTCTGTTTATCTATGTGCGAAAGTCAGCATTAGAGCGACCTGAGGTAGCGGCGTTTGTCAAGTTTTATCTCGAAAATGCGGCTCAGCTTGCTAAAGATGTTGGCTATGTGCCGGTATCTGATGAAGTTGCGAAAGCGAACGAAGAAGCCCTTAAGGGAGCAATGTCCAAGTGA
- the pstB gene encoding phosphate ABC transporter ATP-binding protein PstB, producing the protein MASTPSVKKNMQPSDKATSDYSKAPLVRPSIPDGKSMRTADELAQATEKISVRDLSFYYSENRALTDISLSIPECCVTAFIGPSGCGKSTFLRCLNRMNDMIEGTRVEGKILLEGQDIYSSRTDIVTLRKRIGMVFQKSTPFPKSIFDNVAFGPKIAGIRKKKVLYEIVEQSLQRSALWDEVKDRLSESALNLSGGQQQRLCIARALANDPDILLMDEPASALDPASTARIEDLIFELKEQYTIVIVTHNMQQAARVSDQAAFFYQGLLVESGATEELFTNPKKQQTEDYITGRFG; encoded by the coding sequence ATGGCTTCTACACCCTCGGTTAAAAAAAATATGCAACCATCCGATAAGGCGACTTCCGATTATTCAAAAGCTCCACTCGTTCGTCCTTCGATTCCCGATGGTAAGAGCATGCGGACTGCAGATGAATTAGCGCAGGCGACTGAGAAAATCAGCGTGCGAGATTTGTCCTTTTATTATTCGGAGAATCGGGCTTTAACCGACATATCGCTTTCGATACCGGAATGTTGTGTGACTGCGTTTATTGGTCCGTCTGGTTGTGGTAAGTCGACGTTTCTGCGTTGTCTGAACCGGATGAATGATATGATCGAAGGGACTCGGGTCGAGGGTAAAATTCTACTGGAAGGCCAGGATATTTACTCTTCCCGGACAGACATTGTCACTTTGCGAAAACGGATTGGGATGGTGTTCCAGAAGTCAACGCCGTTTCCTAAATCGATTTTTGATAATGTCGCTTTTGGTCCCAAGATTGCCGGCATCCGTAAGAAAAAAGTGTTGTATGAGATTGTTGAACAATCGCTGCAAAGGTCGGCTTTGTGGGATGAAGTCAAGGATCGGTTGAGTGAGTCGGCTTTGAATTTATCCGGCGGTCAGCAGCAGCGGCTGTGTATTGCCCGTGCGCTCGCCAATGATCCCGATATTTTGCTGATGGATGAGCCGGCGTCTGCTTTGGACCCCGCTTCTACGGCCCGCATTGAAGATTTAATTTTTGAACTTAAAGAACAGTATACCATTGTCATTGTGACACATAACATGCAGCAGGCGGCACGCGTGTCGGATCAGGCTGCGTTTTTCTATCAGGGTTTGCTGGTGGAGTCAGGGGCGACGGAAGAGCTCTTTACGAATCCCAAGAAGCAGCAGACCGAGGACTATATCACCGGCAGGTTTGGGTAA
- the pstC gene encoding phosphate ABC transporter permease subunit PstC: MELSEAAAIKLPRSTSLERGDGLLVRLRPVYEGLIHFSLFVCASISVLVTVGIVVVLLYESVQFFFDVSIIEFLTGTRWAPLLKPQHFGILPLMCGTILVAGGAAFVAVPIGLGTAIYLSEYASPRFRDVVKPMLEILAGIPSVVYGYLAVVFVSPIIRYVFPSAGVFNAASACIVVGIMILPMIISLSEDILQSVPLSLRGAAFALGANKFEVTVRVVVPAALSGIIASFLLAISRAIGETMAVTLAAGATPKLTLNPLESIQTMTAYIVQVSQGDTPTGTVEYRTIFAVGLTLFISTMTMNILAQYILSRVGEKYE; encoded by the coding sequence ATGGAACTCAGCGAGGCAGCTGCAATCAAGCTGCCTCGCTCTACCTCTTTAGAAAGGGGCGATGGTCTGCTGGTCAGACTGCGCCCGGTCTATGAAGGTTTGATTCATTTCAGCCTGTTTGTGTGTGCCAGCATTTCTGTGCTGGTGACTGTGGGCATTGTCGTTGTCCTGTTGTATGAGTCAGTGCAGTTCTTCTTTGATGTGTCGATTATCGAGTTTCTGACAGGCACGAGATGGGCGCCTCTCCTGAAGCCACAGCATTTCGGGATTCTGCCTTTGATGTGTGGAACGATACTGGTAGCCGGGGGAGCAGCGTTTGTGGCGGTTCCGATCGGTCTGGGAACGGCCATTTATCTTAGCGAATATGCGTCTCCCCGTTTTCGTGATGTTGTGAAACCGATGCTGGAAATTCTGGCAGGCATCCCTTCTGTTGTTTATGGATATCTGGCGGTTGTCTTCGTGTCTCCCATTATTCGGTACGTGTTTCCCAGTGCGGGCGTATTCAATGCTGCCAGTGCCTGTATTGTTGTGGGGATTATGATTCTCCCGATGATCATTTCCTTAAGTGAAGATATTTTGCAGTCTGTTCCTCTGTCTTTACGAGGGGCTGCATTTGCGTTAGGTGCGAATAAATTTGAAGTGACGGTGCGCGTGGTTGTGCCGGCCGCGTTATCGGGAATTATTGCCAGTTTTCTGTTAGCCATCTCCCGCGCCATCGGTGAAACGATGGCGGTGACATTGGCTGCCGGGGCGACTCCGAAGTTGACATTGAATCCTTTGGAGAGCATCCAAACGATGACCGCCTACATTGTGCAGGTCAGTCAGGGAGATACGCCGACGGGCACCGTAGAATATCGTACGATTTTTGCCGTCGGTTTGACCCTGTTCATTTCCACGATGACCATGAATATCCTTGCACAATATATTCTCTCCCGCGTAGGAGAAAAATACGAATGA
- the queG gene encoding tRNA epoxyqueuosine(34) reductase QueG translates to MAEASERSDCDRSQQSTLIKQMAREVGFDLAGVAPAVTPAGYHSFLDWLNQGYAGEMSYLERRKDAYEHPRYVMSSVRSVLMLTLNYRTEEPSPLSETEARVSRYAWGTTDYHKVIRKKLKQLARLIHAQFPACETRGIVDTAPLLERDFAQLAGLGWIGKNTLLLNQSEGSWFFLAGLLLSDELEYDAPQETSHCGTCTRCLEACPTDAFVEAGTLDARKCISYLTIELRDQPIPAELRPGMQDWMFGCDVCQDVCPWNRKAPVSHEPAFQPVETFSPVDACELLTLDEEGFQKRFQSTPMSRARRAGLLRNAAIVLGNRGEAAAVPVLLTVLMDSEPLIRGAAAWALGQLGGAEVATSLEQRMAVESEAEVVHELQCAIAEIKNRGE, encoded by the coding sequence ATGGCCGAAGCATCAGAACGATCAGACTGTGATCGGAGTCAACAAAGCACGCTAATCAAACAGATGGCACGTGAGGTCGGCTTTGATCTGGCGGGGGTCGCACCGGCGGTGACTCCAGCGGGGTATCATAGTTTTCTGGACTGGCTGAATCAGGGTTACGCCGGCGAGATGAGTTATCTGGAGCGGCGGAAAGACGCCTATGAGCATCCGCGATACGTGATGAGTTCGGTGCGCAGCGTGTTGATGCTGACGCTTAATTACCGGACGGAAGAACCGTCGCCCCTTTCAGAAACCGAGGCGCGCGTCTCTCGTTATGCGTGGGGGACGACCGACTATCATAAGGTGATCCGCAAAAAGCTGAAGCAGCTTGCACGCCTGATTCACGCGCAGTTTCCCGCTTGTGAAACTCGCGGCATTGTGGATACGGCGCCGTTGTTGGAACGCGACTTCGCACAACTGGCGGGCCTGGGGTGGATTGGAAAAAATACGCTGCTGTTGAATCAGAGTGAAGGAAGCTGGTTTTTTCTGGCAGGACTGTTGCTGAGTGATGAGCTGGAATATGACGCGCCGCAAGAGACGTCGCATTGTGGAACGTGCACGCGTTGTCTGGAAGCCTGTCCGACCGATGCATTCGTGGAAGCGGGAACACTGGATGCGCGGAAATGCATTTCGTATCTGACAATCGAACTGCGCGATCAGCCGATTCCTGCTGAGTTGCGACCGGGAATGCAGGATTGGATGTTCGGCTGCGATGTCTGTCAGGATGTCTGCCCCTGGAATCGCAAAGCGCCCGTCAGTCATGAGCCTGCCTTTCAGCCTGTGGAGACGTTCTCGCCCGTGGATGCCTGCGAATTATTGACGCTGGATGAAGAGGGCTTTCAGAAACGGTTTCAGAGTACGCCGATGTCGCGTGCGCGACGGGCCGGTTTATTACGGAATGCGGCGATTGTGCTGGGCAATCGGGGAGAGGCGGCCGCAGTGCCAGTACTATTGACTGTATTAATGGATTCGGAACCGTTGATTCGAGGAGCGGCGGCCTGGGCGCTGGGACAGTTGGGAGGGGCTGAGGTCGCGACATCTCTGGAGCAGCGGATGGCTGTTGAGTCTGAGGCAGAAGTGGTGCACGAATTACAGTGTGCGATTGCAGAAATCAAAAACCGGGGTGAATAA
- the dapB gene encoding 4-hydroxy-tetrahydrodipicolinate reductase, translating to MGDQLLVGVNGAGGRMGQRVAVLVYQDQDLKLGAALESDNSPVLGKDAGEVAGIGPIGVPIQSELTDRVDVIIDFSLPAGLVKVAEICAERQIPLVAATTGLTPEQRNEVLTASQTTPLILAPNMSLAVNLMMKLVREAAHSLKNSPGGVDVEVIERHHRFKEDAPSGTALHFGEIIADEMGQTEHIHGRHGRPGPRPTCEIGYHALRTGDNVGEHTIVFGMMGETIDLTVRGHTRDSYVYGALAAAKYLATQGAGLYTMADVLDLN from the coding sequence ATGGGTGATCAACTTCTCGTCGGAGTGAATGGGGCCGGTGGTCGGATGGGACAGCGCGTGGCCGTGCTGGTTTATCAGGATCAGGATTTAAAACTCGGGGCGGCTTTAGAGTCTGACAATTCTCCCGTGCTGGGGAAAGATGCCGGCGAAGTGGCGGGCATTGGTCCGATTGGTGTTCCGATTCAATCAGAGCTGACGGACCGGGTGGATGTGATCATTGATTTCTCGTTACCGGCGGGTCTGGTGAAAGTAGCCGAGATCTGTGCGGAACGGCAGATTCCGCTGGTGGCGGCGACGACAGGATTGACTCCGGAACAGCGGAATGAAGTGCTGACCGCTTCTCAGACGACGCCGCTGATTCTGGCGCCGAATATGAGTCTGGCCGTCAACCTGATGATGAAGCTGGTTCGCGAAGCCGCGCATTCACTCAAAAATTCTCCCGGCGGCGTGGATGTCGAAGTAATCGAACGCCATCACCGGTTTAAAGAAGATGCACCCAGCGGGACGGCGCTGCATTTTGGTGAGATCATCGCCGATGAAATGGGACAGACCGAGCACATTCATGGGCGGCACGGACGTCCGGGGCCGCGGCCTACCTGCGAGATTGGCTATCATGCTCTGCGAACCGGCGACAATGTCGGCGAGCATACGATTGTCTTCGGCATGATGGGTGAGACGATCGACTTGACGGTCCGCGGCCATACCCGGGACAGTTATGTCTATGGCGCTTTGGCTGCCGCTAAATATCTGGCAACACAGGGCGCGGGGCTGTATACCATGGCGGATGTATTGGACTTGAATTAG
- a CDS encoding ExeA family protein, with protein MYQSYWNLQSGPFEEKLDATFFYESHPHQAGLLKLQYLIENSKGAGLLVGGSGMGKSYLCHVLKSQLAEQHQPFVHLVFPQLSPIELISYLAVELGAEEAGIEPVTPGKDRIVRALHRQLLLLCEQGHKPVIVIDEAHLIVDQRIFETLHQLLNFQQTSEIDFTLLLVGDQLLLSHLQRSAQLDDRIAVRCLLKPFSPEDTRNYVEHRLEVAGRNEPVFDDEAYETLFELTQGNPRKINRLCDLGLLVGYADELPVITSDVLEAVAEELVTSIPD; from the coding sequence ATGTATCAGAGTTACTGGAATTTGCAGAGTGGTCCTTTTGAAGAAAAATTGGACGCCACTTTTTTTTATGAAAGCCATCCCCATCAGGCGGGCTTACTGAAGCTGCAATATCTCATCGAGAACAGCAAGGGGGCTGGTTTACTCGTTGGTGGCTCTGGAATGGGAAAGTCGTATCTGTGTCATGTACTGAAGAGCCAGCTGGCTGAGCAGCATCAGCCGTTCGTGCATCTGGTGTTTCCCCAATTATCGCCGATCGAACTGATTTCGTATCTGGCGGTCGAGCTTGGTGCAGAGGAAGCGGGCATTGAACCGGTGACGCCGGGGAAAGATCGGATTGTACGGGCCTTACACAGGCAGTTGCTGTTGCTGTGCGAGCAGGGACACAAACCTGTGATCGTGATTGACGAGGCACATCTGATTGTCGATCAGCGTATTTTCGAAACGCTGCATCAGCTCTTGAATTTTCAACAGACGTCCGAGATTGATTTCACACTGTTGTTAGTTGGCGATCAATTGCTGTTAAGCCATCTACAACGGTCAGCCCAGTTAGACGACCGGATTGCGGTGCGTTGTCTGCTGAAACCATTTTCTCCGGAAGATACGCGCAATTATGTGGAGCATCGGCTGGAAGTGGCCGGCCGCAATGAGCCGGTGTTTGATGATGAGGCCTATGAGACTCTGTTTGAGTTAACCCAAGGTAATCCTCGCAAGATCAATCGTCTATGTGATCTGGGTTTGTTAGTCGGATATGCTGATGAACTGCCTGTGATCACGTCCGATGTGCTGGAAGCCGTTGCTGAAGAACTGGTGACGTCGATTCCTGACTAG
- a CDS encoding phytanoyl-CoA dioxygenase family protein, whose translation MSAELFTADEINRFQQDGFLIVEGLFSQEEVTLLGQIGRADLAMQQATFSRADGEGGAVKLSVENELHDDIYGAIARSQRVVDRMEALLGDEVYHYHHKMIQKEAKVGGAWAWHQDYGYWYNNGCLFPDMGSCMIAVDRATRENGCLQVLKGSHLMGRINHGPVGDQTGADPERVEAACERFELVYCTLEPGSAVLFHANLLHRSDQNKSEHPRWGFICCYNTRHNDPYKESRHPRYTPLTKCDDAEVLTVGRAQWEQLQSHPSV comes from the coding sequence ATGAGCGCGGAGTTATTCACTGCAGATGAGATCAATCGGTTTCAGCAGGATGGTTTTCTGATTGTGGAGGGGCTCTTCAGTCAGGAAGAAGTGACTCTGCTGGGACAGATTGGCCGTGCGGATCTGGCGATGCAGCAGGCGACCTTTAGTCGCGCGGACGGCGAAGGGGGCGCGGTCAAACTGAGTGTCGAGAATGAGCTGCACGATGATATTTACGGTGCGATCGCCCGCAGTCAGCGTGTCGTTGATCGGATGGAAGCACTGCTCGGCGATGAGGTCTATCATTACCATCACAAGATGATTCAGAAAGAGGCCAAGGTCGGCGGCGCGTGGGCCTGGCATCAGGATTACGGCTACTGGTACAACAACGGCTGTCTGTTTCCGGATATGGGAAGCTGCATGATCGCCGTGGATCGGGCGACCCGGGAAAACGGTTGTCTGCAGGTACTCAAAGGGAGTCACCTGATGGGGCGGATCAATCATGGCCCGGTGGGAGATCAGACGGGAGCTGACCCGGAACGGGTTGAGGCCGCCTGCGAACGTTTCGAACTGGTTTACTGCACACTGGAGCCGGGGTCTGCCGTGCTGTTTCATGCGAATCTGTTGCATCGCTCTGATCAAAACAAGAGCGAGCATCCGCGGTGGGGCTTTATCTGCTGCTACAATACGCGGCACAACGATCCTTATAAAGAATCGAGGCATCCGCGTTATACTCCGTTAACGAAATGTGATGATGCGGAAGTCTTAACGGTAGGTCGGGCGCAGTGGGAACAGCTGCAGTCACATCCTTCGGTCTGA
- a CDS encoding HAMP domain-containing sensor histidine kinase: protein MWSSRLFWKLFLVYAGLNIASAIVFVLIVSGRQQDQVEEQIKQRLHDSAIIMRSSLDGIFEQGLSEQLQEKVKKLGQKTGTRLTLIDMDGLVIADSDQETLELVREMENHKNRVEIIQAMSTGEGSSKRLSPTLSEPMLYYALLFKEDGQPEGVVRVAITMAKIQEETSSIEKLIWSIALLVSFTVMLLTYWVVARMIRPLTILTNAAEAIAGGDYDQKLYFPQHDELGILAQSFNHMSQEMAERVRQLQASGDRLSTVLEGMVEGVIATNERQHVLFANESAGRLLFFSPEEAEGKPLFESVRNHQLQKSVTEVLNTLEPQRMEVELESTSDRILGVTTTPLPGTPCPGLVIVLFDMTELRRLESLRQEFVANVSHELKTPLSSIKAYTETLIRGAMDDPEINKTFLMRIEEQADRLHQLILDLISLASIESGNQVFDIISIELRPFVESCLVDQQKVAESNQIELLIEEKEPGIKVKADEEGLHQILGNLINNAIKYTPDQGRVTIRWELEDSGMVLLQVQDTGIGIAEKYQARLFERFFRVDKARSRELGGTGLGLSIVKHLVQSFQGTISVTSKVGEGSTFSVRLPRG, encoded by the coding sequence ATGTGGTCTTCGCGACTGTTCTGGAAACTGTTTCTGGTTTATGCCGGTTTAAATATTGCGTCTGCAATTGTCTTTGTTTTGATTGTTTCCGGACGCCAGCAGGATCAGGTTGAAGAACAGATTAAGCAGCGTCTGCACGATTCGGCGATTATCATGCGGAGCAGTCTGGATGGTATTTTCGAGCAGGGACTTTCAGAGCAACTGCAGGAAAAAGTGAAAAAGCTGGGGCAGAAGACCGGAACGCGATTGACTCTGATTGACATGGACGGACTGGTGATCGCCGACTCGGATCAGGAGACTCTGGAGCTGGTCCGGGAGATGGAGAATCATAAAAATCGGGTTGAAATCATTCAGGCGATGTCGACCGGCGAGGGGAGTTCAAAACGGCTCAGTCCGACGTTGAGTGAACCGATGTTGTATTACGCCCTGTTATTCAAGGAAGACGGGCAGCCTGAAGGAGTGGTGCGGGTTGCCATCACGATGGCGAAAATCCAGGAGGAGACTTCTTCAATCGAGAAGTTGATCTGGAGTATTGCCTTGCTGGTCAGTTTTACGGTGATGCTGCTGACCTATTGGGTTGTGGCGCGGATGATTCGTCCCCTGACGATTCTGACCAATGCCGCCGAGGCGATTGCCGGCGGGGATTATGATCAGAAGCTCTATTTTCCGCAGCATGATGAACTGGGTATTCTGGCACAGTCGTTCAATCATATGAGTCAGGAGATGGCCGAGCGCGTCAGACAGTTGCAGGCCAGCGGAGACCGGTTGAGTACTGTTCTGGAAGGGATGGTCGAAGGAGTGATTGCGACGAATGAACGGCAGCATGTGTTGTTCGCCAACGAATCAGCCGGTCGATTGCTGTTTTTCTCTCCGGAAGAAGCGGAGGGGAAGCCGCTGTTTGAATCGGTTCGCAATCATCAATTGCAAAAGTCGGTGACAGAGGTCTTGAACACGTTAGAACCGCAGCGAATGGAGGTCGAACTGGAGAGTACCAGCGATCGGATTCTGGGGGTGACGACGACACCGTTGCCGGGAACTCCCTGTCCTGGCCTGGTGATCGTGTTGTTTGACATGACTGAGTTGCGCCGGTTGGAGTCGCTCAGGCAGGAATTTGTGGCGAATGTGTCGCATGAATTGAAAACTCCGTTGAGTTCGATCAAGGCATATACCGAAACGCTGATTCGGGGAGCGATGGACGACCCGGAAATCAACAAGACGTTTTTGATGAGGATTGAAGAACAGGCCGACCGTCTGCATCAGCTGATTCTGGACCTGATCAGTCTGGCGAGTATCGAATCCGGGAATCAGGTGTTTGATATCATCAGCATTGAGTTGCGGCCGTTTGTGGAATCGTGTCTGGTCGACCAGCAAAAAGTGGCTGAGTCCAATCAGATTGAATTGTTAATTGAAGAAAAAGAACCCGGGATCAAAGTAAAAGCCGACGAAGAGGGGCTGCATCAGATTCTGGGGAATTTGATTAATAATGCGATCAAATACACTCCCGATCAGGGGCGGGTTACGATTCGCTGGGAGCTAGAAGATTCTGGGATGGTTCTACTGCAGGTGCAGGATACGGGGATCGGGATTGCGGAAAAATATCAGGCCCGTCTGTTCGAACGATTCTTCCGTGTTGACAAAGCCCGTTCGCGCGAACTGGGTGGCACTGGGCTGGGGCTTTCGATTGTGAAGCATCTGGTTCAGTCCTTTCAGGGGACAATCAGTGTGACCAGCAAAGTCGGTGAGGGAAGCACGTTTTCTGTGCGGCTTCCTCGTGGCTAA